One stretch of Clavibacter michiganensis DNA includes these proteins:
- a CDS encoding HAD-IIA family hydrolase, translated as MATRDEMDCWLTDMDGVLVHENQALPGAAALIQQWQDQGKPFLVLTNNSIFTPRDLSARLRASGLHVPEESIWTSALATAAFLEQQMPGGSAFVIGEAGLTTALHEAGFIMTDTKPDFVVIGETRNYSFEAITRAIRLINGGARYIATNPDATGPSAEGVLPATGAVLALISKATGKEPYIVGKPNPMMFRSALNKIGAHSESTGMIGDRMDTDIIAGIEAGLHTVLVLTGISDRAEIERYPFRPDEVLSGVTELLDPEPVESEL; from the coding sequence ATGGCGACGCGCGACGAGATGGACTGCTGGCTCACCGACATGGACGGCGTGCTGGTGCACGAGAACCAGGCCCTGCCCGGCGCGGCGGCCCTCATCCAGCAGTGGCAGGACCAGGGGAAGCCCTTCCTCGTGCTCACGAACAACAGCATCTTCACGCCGCGCGACCTCTCCGCCCGGCTCCGCGCGTCCGGCCTGCACGTGCCCGAGGAGTCGATCTGGACGTCCGCGCTCGCGACCGCCGCGTTCCTCGAGCAGCAGATGCCCGGCGGATCCGCGTTCGTCATCGGCGAGGCCGGCCTGACCACGGCGCTGCACGAGGCGGGCTTCATCATGACCGACACGAAGCCCGACTTCGTGGTCATCGGCGAGACGCGCAACTACTCGTTCGAGGCCATCACGCGGGCGATCCGCCTCATCAACGGCGGCGCGCGCTACATCGCGACGAACCCCGACGCGACCGGCCCGAGCGCCGAGGGCGTGCTGCCCGCGACGGGCGCGGTGCTCGCGCTCATCTCGAAGGCCACGGGCAAGGAGCCGTACATCGTCGGCAAGCCCAACCCGATGATGTTCCGCTCGGCGCTCAACAAGATCGGCGCGCACTCCGAGAGCACCGGCATGATCGGCGACCGGATGGACACCGACATCATCGCGGGCATCGAGGCGGGGCTGCACACGGTGCTCGTGCTCACGGGGATCAGCGACCGCGCCGAGATCGAGCGCTACCCGTTCCGGCCCGACGAGGTGCTGTCGGGCGTCACCGAGCTGCTGGATCCGGAGCCGGTCGAGTCCGAGCTCTGA
- a CDS encoding metallophosphoesterase has protein sequence MHALPPGSLRLVHLSDTHLLRDGGLHQGVVDTGAALERVLVEADRVPGVRLLVGSGDLSEDGTPESYALLRERLVPWTSSRGAALVLAPGNHDVRSAFRLVLGDGHGRPGTDDGRDPAAVPPVDGVTIVDGWRIATLDSSVPGKGYGALREQQLDGLRELLATPAERGTVLVLHHPPVPAPTVLHESLALQGPERLAEVVRGSDVRVILSGHYHHHIVGSLAGVPVLVAPGVANETDVAADPGTERIVRGSGFLVVDVRPDGGVTSVVVRAHAEGDGDEVALLDAELVQRITAESGAPALP, from the coding sequence ATGCACGCACTGCCTCCCGGATCCCTGCGCCTCGTCCACCTCAGCGACACGCACCTCCTGCGCGACGGCGGCCTCCACCAGGGCGTCGTCGACACGGGCGCCGCCCTCGAGCGCGTCCTCGTCGAGGCCGACCGTGTGCCCGGGGTACGGCTCCTCGTCGGCTCGGGCGACCTCTCGGAGGACGGCACCCCCGAGTCGTACGCGCTCCTGCGGGAGCGGCTCGTGCCGTGGACGTCGTCGCGCGGCGCCGCGCTCGTGCTGGCGCCCGGCAACCACGACGTGCGCTCCGCCTTCCGGCTCGTGCTCGGCGACGGGCACGGCCGCCCGGGCACGGACGACGGCCGGGATCCCGCGGCCGTCCCGCCCGTCGACGGCGTGACGATCGTGGACGGCTGGCGCATCGCCACCCTCGACAGCTCGGTCCCCGGCAAGGGCTACGGCGCGCTCCGCGAGCAGCAGCTCGACGGCCTCCGCGAGCTCCTCGCGACCCCGGCCGAGCGCGGCACGGTCCTCGTGCTGCACCACCCGCCGGTGCCGGCGCCCACCGTGCTGCACGAGTCCCTCGCGCTGCAGGGGCCGGAGCGGCTGGCGGAGGTCGTGCGCGGCAGCGACGTGCGCGTGATCCTCTCGGGCCACTACCACCACCACATCGTGGGATCGCTCGCGGGCGTGCCCGTGCTGGTCGCGCCGGGCGTCGCGAACGAGACGGACGTGGCGGCGGATCCCGGCACGGAGCGCATCGTGCGCGGATCCGGGTTCCTCGTGGTCGACGTGCGGCCGGACGGCGGCGTCACCTCGGTCGTGGTGCGGGCGCACGCGGAGGGCGACGGCGACGAGGTCGCGCTGCTCGACGCGGAGCTGGTGCAGCGGATCACGGCGGAGTCGGGCGCTCCCGCCCTGCCGTGA
- a CDS encoding CsbD family protein — MGLDDKIKNAAQDIAGKAKEALGDHKGDENLKAEGQKDQAAASAKKAGEDVKDVFK; from the coding sequence ATGGGTCTCGACGACAAGATCAAGAACGCTGCTCAGGACATCGCGGGCAAGGCCAAGGAGGCGCTCGGCGACCACAAGGGCGACGAGAACCTCAAGGCCGAGGGCCAGAAGGACCAGGCCGCCGCGTCCGCCAAGAAGGCCGGCGAGGACGTCAAGGACGTCTTCAAGTAG
- a CDS encoding PLD nuclease N-terminal domain-containing protein, which translates to MILFGLLPLLVAVCALVDLITRPDDQVKHLPKLVWILLIVFLPLIGSIVWFCVGHDWDARREPVGPPDRSAAYERAAMAVDRRVRSTEQQLADLEEEERHYAALARMKQLQAEQAVRAARAAGPARAPRAIEPGSSPER; encoded by the coding sequence GTGATCCTCTTCGGGCTGCTGCCCCTCCTCGTCGCCGTGTGCGCGCTCGTCGACCTCATCACGCGCCCGGACGACCAGGTCAAGCACCTGCCGAAGCTCGTCTGGATCCTCCTCATCGTCTTCCTGCCGCTCATCGGCAGCATCGTCTGGTTCTGCGTCGGCCACGACTGGGACGCCCGGCGCGAGCCCGTCGGCCCGCCGGACCGGAGCGCCGCGTACGAGCGCGCCGCGATGGCGGTCGATCGGCGGGTCCGGAGCACCGAGCAGCAGCTCGCCGACCTCGAGGAGGAGGAGCGGCACTACGCGGCGCTCGCCCGCATGAAGCAGCTCCAGGCCGAGCAGGCGGTGCGGGCCGCCCGCGCCGCGGGACCCGCGCGGGCGCCCCGGGCCATCGAGCCGGGATCCTCTCCCGAGCGGTAG
- a CDS encoding RecQ family ATP-dependent DNA helicase: protein MPDTAMPPSAAPSTPAPSAAATSDLRAAAREHLSRLVGVAGADFHDGQFEAIEALVQDRSRALVVQRTGWGKSAVYFVATLLLRQQGLGPTLLVSPLLALMRDQVAAARRAGVRAVAMNSSNAHEWDDLLRALDADEVDLLLVSPERLNNPRFRDEQLPALRARLGLLVVDEAHCISDWGHDFRPDYRRLRDLISSVDERVPVLATTATANSRVVADVEEQLSVGSAGAGVVETDRVPVVTIRGPLARRSLRLGVLRLENSRDRLGWLLSHLDELPGSGIIYALTVSAAQDTARLLRDAGHAVKAYTGRDDPADREQAEGELQRNEVKALVATSALGMGFDKPDLGFVVHLGAPSSPVSYYQQVGRAGRGSADADVLLLPGREDPDIWQYFATASMPDEQQAASVIQALGESDRPLSVPALESRVSLSRSRLDLLLKVLDVDGAVRRDTSGWSATGVPWVYDRARYEQVAAARVREQQAMLDYETTLGCRMEFLQRQLDDDTAAPCGRCDRCAGAWYPSSLDQQASATASQALDRVGLPIEPRLRWPTGASSVGVPLSGAIAAGEQVDEGRALARLTDLGWGGRLRTVFAAGAEDALVDDALVAACVRVLAEWGWAERPRAVVHVPSASRPRLVGSLAQRIAEVGRLPFLGSLDLVDPGAPGAARGNSVYRLGRVHPRFQVPAHLADDLAADPRPVLLVDDLVDTRWTLTVAGRLLRKAGATRVLPFALAQQG from the coding sequence ATGCCCGACACCGCGATGCCACCCTCCGCCGCGCCCTCCACCCCCGCGCCCTCCGCCGCGGCGACCTCCGATCTCCGGGCCGCGGCCCGCGAGCACCTCTCGCGGCTCGTCGGCGTCGCGGGCGCCGACTTCCACGACGGGCAGTTCGAGGCCATCGAGGCGCTCGTGCAGGACCGCTCCCGCGCACTCGTCGTGCAGCGCACCGGATGGGGCAAGTCGGCCGTCTACTTCGTCGCCACCCTGCTCCTCCGCCAGCAGGGGCTCGGCCCCACGCTGCTCGTCTCGCCGCTGCTCGCGCTCATGCGCGACCAGGTCGCCGCGGCCCGTCGCGCGGGCGTGCGCGCGGTCGCCATGAACTCGAGCAACGCCCACGAGTGGGACGACCTCCTGCGCGCGCTCGACGCCGACGAGGTCGACCTCCTCCTCGTCTCGCCCGAGCGCCTCAACAACCCGCGCTTCCGCGACGAGCAGCTGCCCGCGCTCCGGGCGCGGCTCGGGCTCCTCGTGGTCGACGAGGCGCACTGCATCTCCGACTGGGGCCACGACTTCCGGCCCGACTACCGGCGCCTCCGCGACCTCATCTCCTCCGTCGACGAGCGCGTGCCCGTGCTCGCCACCACCGCCACCGCGAACTCGCGCGTGGTCGCCGATGTCGAGGAGCAGCTGAGCGTCGGATCCGCGGGCGCGGGCGTCGTCGAGACCGACCGCGTGCCGGTGGTCACCATCCGCGGGCCGCTCGCCCGCCGGTCGCTCCGGCTCGGCGTGCTCCGGCTCGAGAACAGCAGGGATCGGCTCGGCTGGCTCCTCAGCCACCTCGACGAGCTGCCGGGCAGCGGCATCATCTATGCGCTCACGGTCTCCGCCGCGCAGGACACCGCGCGGCTCCTGCGCGACGCCGGCCACGCCGTGAAGGCGTACACGGGCCGCGACGACCCGGCCGACCGCGAGCAGGCCGAGGGCGAGCTGCAGCGCAACGAGGTCAAGGCGCTCGTCGCCACCAGCGCGCTCGGCATGGGCTTCGACAAGCCCGACCTCGGGTTCGTCGTCCACCTCGGGGCGCCGTCGTCGCCCGTCTCCTACTACCAGCAGGTCGGGCGCGCGGGCCGCGGGTCCGCCGACGCGGACGTGCTGCTCCTGCCCGGCCGCGAGGATCCCGACATCTGGCAGTACTTCGCCACGGCATCCATGCCGGACGAGCAGCAGGCGGCCTCCGTCATCCAGGCGCTCGGCGAGAGCGACCGGCCGCTGTCGGTGCCCGCGCTCGAGTCGCGGGTGTCGCTCTCGCGCAGCCGGCTCGACCTCCTGCTCAAGGTGCTGGACGTCGACGGCGCCGTGCGGCGCGACACCTCGGGCTGGTCGGCCACGGGCGTCCCGTGGGTCTACGACCGCGCGCGCTACGAGCAGGTCGCCGCGGCGCGCGTGCGCGAGCAGCAGGCGATGCTCGACTACGAGACCACGCTCGGCTGCCGCATGGAGTTCCTCCAGCGCCAGCTCGACGACGACACCGCGGCGCCGTGCGGCCGCTGCGACCGGTGCGCGGGCGCGTGGTACCCGTCGTCGCTGGACCAGCAGGCGTCGGCCACGGCGTCGCAGGCGCTCGACCGGGTCGGGCTGCCGATCGAGCCGCGGCTGCGCTGGCCCACGGGCGCGTCGAGCGTCGGCGTGCCGCTCAGCGGCGCCATCGCCGCGGGCGAGCAGGTGGACGAGGGTCGCGCTCTGGCCCGCCTCACCGATCTCGGCTGGGGCGGGCGCCTGCGCACGGTCTTCGCGGCCGGCGCCGAGGACGCCCTGGTCGACGACGCGCTCGTCGCCGCCTGCGTCCGGGTGCTCGCGGAGTGGGGCTGGGCGGAGCGGCCGCGCGCGGTCGTGCACGTGCCGTCGGCGAGCCGACCGCGGCTCGTCGGCAGCCTCGCCCAGCGCATCGCGGAGGTGGGGCGGCTGCCGTTCCTCGGGTCGCTCGACCTCGTGGATCCGGGAGCGCCCGGTGCCGCGCGCGGCAACAGCGTCTACCGGCTAGGCCGGGTGCACCCGCGGTTCCAGGTGCCCGCGCACCTCGCGGACGACCTCGCCGCGGATCCGCGTCCCGTCCTCCTCGTGGACGACCTCGTCGACACCCGCTGGACGCTCACCGTCGCCGGCCGGCTGCTGCGGAAGGCCGGCGCCACGCGCGTGCTGCCGTTCGCGCTCGCGCAGCAGGGGTAG
- a CDS encoding DNA-methyltransferase, whose protein sequence is MPLPAWTPDGPDLVIHAENLEAVRALPDGAFQLIYLDPPFNTGRTQERQNTTVTRTPEPEPEPEDEAAGTEAAGTEAAPPALAPASTATPEPVRPPGARLGFHGRSYDSVKGMLYGFDDSFADYWDFLEPRLIEAWRLLDPTGTLYLHLDYREVHYAKVVLDALFGRRSFLNEIVWAYDYGAKSRRRWPAKHDTILVYVKDPLRYRFDSEGVDREPYMAPGLVTPEKRERGKLPTDVWWHTIVSPTGREKTGYATQKPLGVLRRIVQASSRPGDWVLDFFAGSGTTGAAARELGRRFVLVDENPQALEVMRARLAGDATVFVSSGAAASAPADPAAAPTPRPTPGPKPAPPKPAPLPVPPAAD, encoded by the coding sequence GTGCCCCTGCCCGCGTGGACCCCCGACGGCCCCGACCTCGTGATCCACGCCGAGAACCTCGAGGCCGTCCGCGCGCTCCCCGACGGCGCCTTCCAGCTCATCTACCTGGATCCGCCGTTTAACACCGGTCGCACGCAGGAGCGCCAGAACACCACGGTGACGCGCACGCCGGAGCCGGAGCCGGAGCCCGAGGACGAGGCCGCCGGAACGGAGGCCGCCGGGACCGAGGCCGCCCCGCCCGCCCTCGCCCCCGCGAGCACCGCCACCCCCGAGCCGGTCCGCCCGCCCGGGGCGCGCCTCGGCTTCCACGGCCGCAGCTACGACTCCGTCAAGGGCATGCTCTACGGCTTCGACGACTCGTTCGCCGACTACTGGGACTTCCTCGAGCCGCGCCTCATCGAGGCCTGGCGACTCCTGGATCCCACCGGCACCCTCTACCTGCACCTCGACTACCGCGAGGTGCACTACGCGAAGGTTGTGCTCGACGCGCTCTTCGGCCGCCGCTCGTTCCTCAACGAGATCGTGTGGGCGTACGACTACGGCGCGAAGTCGCGCCGTCGCTGGCCCGCCAAGCACGACACGATCCTCGTCTACGTGAAGGATCCCCTCCGCTACCGCTTCGACTCCGAGGGCGTGGACCGCGAGCCGTACATGGCGCCCGGCCTCGTCACACCCGAGAAGCGCGAGCGCGGCAAGCTGCCGACGGACGTCTGGTGGCACACCATCGTCTCCCCCACCGGCCGCGAGAAGACGGGCTACGCCACCCAGAAGCCGCTCGGCGTGCTGCGCCGCATCGTGCAGGCGTCGAGCCGCCCCGGCGACTGGGTGCTCGACTTCTTCGCCGGATCCGGCACCACGGGTGCCGCGGCCCGCGAGCTCGGCCGCCGCTTCGTGCTGGTGGACGAGAACCCGCAGGCCCTCGAGGTGATGCGCGCACGGCTGGCGGGCGACGCCACGGTCTTCGTGTCGTCGGGCGCCGCGGCGAGCGCACCGGCCGATCCCGCCGCGGCGCCGACACCGAGGCCGACACCCGGGCCGAAGCCCGCACCCCCGAAGCCCGCACCCCTGCCCGTCCCTCCGGCCGCCGACTGA
- a CDS encoding DUF4190 domain-containing protein codes for MSHDRDPDRTDGSHPDEPRGRVPGREEAPEETSASGAAPAEPVSPYGPPAAGDPADDPEAATAAAVAETRTGADAPAPPAPPAPPAGYGPAGATGHGAAGATGYAAASASDPTVAPPHAAAPPFAAAPPYAAGPPYAAAPPYVSGEPPRSRGGKGLAIAALIVGIAGFLGAFIPFLNYVTAIPALVAVVLGIISLARRMDGKPLALTGLILGAVGFVLSIVLAIVYTFAFVSSVTDAVESAGGDSGFATPEPTDGFGDDDAAAQPGTSPDDPLPIGTPVIGEGIDGPEWQVTLGTPILDATAAVLAADPSNDPPADGMQYAVVPVTVTYLGSSTGDPLSELALGFLAPDGSQYSAADSFAVAPAPAFTDNEDLLEPQGTATGNVVIEIPVEGAADGLWATAPGMIADAYYFRAG; via the coding sequence ATGAGCCATGACCGCGACCCCGACCGGACCGACGGATCCCACCCCGACGAGCCGCGGGGCCGGGTCCCGGGGCGCGAGGAGGCGCCCGAGGAGACGTCCGCATCCGGCGCCGCGCCGGCGGAGCCCGTCAGCCCCTACGGTCCGCCGGCCGCCGGGGATCCCGCGGACGATCCCGAGGCGGCCACCGCCGCCGCCGTGGCGGAGACCCGGACCGGCGCGGACGCTCCCGCGCCGCCGGCGCCGCCCGCGCCGCCCGCCGGATACGGCCCGGCCGGTGCGACCGGACACGGTGCCGCCGGCGCGACCGGCTACGCCGCCGCGAGCGCATCCGACCCCACCGTCGCGCCGCCTCACGCAGCCGCGCCGCCCTTCGCCGCCGCGCCGCCGTACGCCGCCGGGCCGCCCTACGCCGCCGCACCGCCCTACGTCTCCGGCGAGCCGCCCCGCTCCCGTGGCGGAAAGGGCCTCGCCATCGCGGCGCTCATCGTCGGCATCGCCGGGTTCCTGGGCGCCTTCATCCCGTTCCTGAACTACGTCACGGCCATCCCGGCGCTGGTCGCGGTGGTCCTCGGCATCATCTCGCTCGCCCGGCGGATGGACGGCAAGCCCCTCGCGCTCACGGGCCTCATCCTCGGAGCCGTCGGCTTCGTCCTCAGCATCGTGCTGGCGATCGTCTACACGTTCGCGTTCGTGAGCTCGGTCACGGACGCCGTGGAGTCCGCGGGCGGCGACTCCGGCTTCGCGACCCCGGAGCCCACGGACGGCTTCGGGGACGACGACGCGGCGGCCCAGCCCGGCACGAGCCCCGACGACCCGCTGCCGATCGGCACCCCGGTCATCGGCGAGGGCATCGACGGCCCCGAGTGGCAGGTCACGCTGGGCACGCCGATCCTCGACGCCACGGCGGCGGTCCTCGCGGCGGATCCGTCCAACGACCCGCCCGCGGACGGGATGCAGTACGCGGTCGTGCCGGTCACGGTGACGTACCTCGGGTCGAGCACGGGCGATCCGCTCTCCGAGCTCGCGCTCGGATTCCTCGCCCCGGACGGCTCGCAGTACTCGGCCGCCGACAGCTTCGCGGTCGCGCCGGCGCCCGCGTTCACCGACAACGAGGACCTGCTCGAGCCGCAGGGCACGGCGACGGGCAACGTCGTCATCGAGATCCCGGTCGAGGGCGCCGCGGACGGCCTCTGGGCAACGGCCCCCGGGATGATCGCGGACGCCTACTACTTCCGGGCCGGGTAG
- a CDS encoding kynureninase, with amino-acid sequence MTPDARDADASSRPTPTAAALDARDPLARFRELFVQADDVVAYLDGNSLGRPTRASVDRVADFVRGQWGGRLIRGWDEDWLEMPTRIGDDLGRVVYGAAAGQTFVGDSTTVILYKLVRAAVRARPGRDELVIDTDNFPTDRFVLEGVAKECGMTIRWIEVAPDAGVTPELVSDAVGERTALVVLSQVAYRSGFLADVPGITRIVHDAGALVLWDTCHSVGVIPTELDAWGVDLAVGCSYKYLDGGPGAPAHGYVRSGLQAELRQPIQGWMGARDVFAMGPTYEPADGIRRFLSGTPPIVGMLAMQDMIALIEEAGMDAIRAKSLALTGFALDLVDRDLVPLGARVASPREEERRGSHVSVDHPRFREIVGALWAEGVIPDFRAPSGLRLGLSPLTTSFREVELGVEAIRRHLAG; translated from the coding sequence GTGACACCCGACGCGCGCGACGCCGACGCCTCCTCCCGCCCCACCCCGACCGCCGCCGCCCTCGACGCCCGCGACCCGCTCGCGCGCTTCCGCGAGCTGTTCGTGCAGGCCGACGACGTGGTCGCCTACCTCGACGGCAACTCGCTCGGCCGGCCGACCCGCGCGAGCGTCGACCGCGTCGCCGACTTCGTGCGTGGCCAGTGGGGCGGCCGCCTCATCCGCGGCTGGGACGAGGACTGGCTCGAGATGCCGACCCGCATCGGCGACGACCTCGGCCGCGTGGTCTACGGCGCGGCGGCCGGGCAGACGTTCGTCGGCGACTCGACCACCGTGATCCTCTACAAGCTCGTGCGCGCCGCCGTCCGCGCGCGCCCCGGACGGGACGAGCTCGTGATCGACACCGACAACTTCCCGACCGACCGCTTCGTGCTCGAGGGCGTCGCAAAGGAGTGCGGCATGACGATCCGGTGGATCGAGGTCGCGCCCGACGCCGGGGTCACGCCGGAGCTCGTCTCCGACGCGGTGGGGGAGCGGACCGCGCTCGTGGTGCTCAGCCAGGTCGCGTACCGGTCGGGGTTCCTGGCGGACGTGCCGGGGATCACGCGCATCGTGCACGACGCCGGCGCGCTCGTGCTCTGGGACACGTGCCACTCGGTCGGCGTGATCCCCACGGAGCTCGACGCGTGGGGCGTCGACCTCGCGGTCGGCTGCAGCTACAAGTACCTCGACGGCGGTCCGGGCGCGCCCGCCCACGGCTACGTGCGGAGCGGTCTCCAGGCGGAGCTGCGGCAGCCGATCCAGGGGTGGATGGGCGCGCGCGACGTCTTCGCGATGGGGCCGACGTACGAGCCGGCCGACGGGATCCGCCGCTTCCTCAGCGGCACGCCGCCCATCGTCGGCATGCTCGCGATGCAGGACATGATCGCCCTCATCGAGGAGGCGGGCATGGACGCGATCCGCGCCAAGTCGCTCGCGCTCACCGGCTTCGCGCTGGATCTCGTCGACCGCGACCTCGTGCCGCTCGGCGCCCGCGTCGCGAGCCCGCGCGAGGAGGAGCGCCGCGGCAGCCACGTGAGCGTCGACCACCCGCGCTTCCGCGAGATCGTGGGCGCGCTGTGGGCGGAGGGCGTGATCCCCGACTTCCGCGCGCCGTCGGGCCTGCGGCTCGGGCTCAGCCCGCTGACCACGTCGTTCCGCGAGGTGGAGCTCGGCGTCGAGGCGATCCGGCGGCACCTGGCGGGCTGA
- a CDS encoding Gfo/Idh/MocA family oxidoreductase → MPHPAPTPPQIRFGIVGSGWRSAFFLRIARALPSRFAVTGLVTRSAETGRALEEEWGIRTFRTAAELLAAEAPSFVVVSVPRSAAPDVIADLVDRGVAVLTETPPGETVGDLERLDALVRQGARIEVAEQYPLSPLLAAQLAIAASGRLGRISQATVAQCHDYHGVRVMRRALGIGFEDATITAQRFSSPLVAGPDRDGDPVREEVVTAVQTTARFDFGDRLGVYDFADRQYFSWIRRNRLLVRGERGEIADEHVSWLLDATTPTWADITRVETGQGGNLEGMHLRGLLLGSEWVYENPFAPGRLADDEIAIAQCLVEMHAHAAGGPPTNSLAEAAQDHHLALLMHEAATTGKPVRSTRRAWAD, encoded by the coding sequence ATGCCCCATCCCGCGCCGACGCCCCCGCAGATCCGCTTCGGCATCGTGGGGAGCGGCTGGCGCAGTGCCTTCTTCCTGCGCATCGCGCGCGCCCTGCCCAGCCGGTTCGCGGTCACGGGGCTCGTGACCCGCAGCGCCGAGACGGGACGCGCGCTCGAGGAGGAGTGGGGGATCCGCACCTTCCGCACCGCGGCCGAGCTGCTCGCCGCGGAGGCGCCGTCGTTCGTCGTCGTGTCCGTGCCGCGGTCCGCCGCGCCCGACGTGATCGCCGACCTCGTCGACCGCGGCGTGGCCGTGCTCACCGAGACGCCGCCGGGCGAGACCGTCGGGGACCTCGAGCGGCTCGACGCGCTCGTGCGCCAGGGCGCGCGCATCGAGGTGGCCGAGCAGTACCCGCTCTCGCCGCTGCTCGCCGCGCAGCTCGCGATCGCGGCGTCCGGCCGTCTCGGGCGGATCAGCCAGGCGACCGTCGCGCAGTGCCACGACTACCACGGCGTCCGCGTGATGCGCCGGGCCCTCGGCATCGGCTTCGAGGACGCGACCATCACCGCCCAGCGCTTCTCGTCGCCGCTCGTGGCCGGGCCCGACCGCGACGGCGACCCCGTGCGCGAGGAGGTCGTGACCGCCGTGCAGACCACCGCGCGCTTCGACTTCGGCGACCGCCTCGGCGTCTACGACTTCGCCGACCGGCAGTACTTCTCCTGGATCCGCCGCAACCGGCTCCTCGTCCGCGGCGAGCGCGGCGAGATCGCCGACGAGCACGTGAGCTGGCTGCTCGACGCGACGACGCCGACCTGGGCCGACATCACGCGCGTCGAGACCGGGCAGGGCGGCAACCTCGAGGGGATGCACCTGCGCGGCCTGCTGCTCGGCTCCGAGTGGGTCTACGAGAACCCGTTCGCGCCCGGCCGGCTCGCGGACGACGAGATCGCCATCGCGCAGTGCCTCGTCGAGATGCACGCGCACGCGGCCGGCGGTCCGCCCACGAACTCGCTCGCGGAGGCGGCGCAGGACCACCACCTCGCGCTCCTCATGCACGAGGCCGCGACCACGGGGAAGCCCGTCCGCAGCACGCGGCGGGCCTGGGCGGACTGA